One Saccharopolyspora erythraea NRRL 2338 genomic region harbors:
- a CDS encoding ADP-ribosylglycohydrolase family protein gives MMSANEPTGADRPTRAGGAEVEIVELTPDEVQFIEAWRMHWRQGISSNSAATEVFNDIARKALGESFVRNNAPPPRGTTGFLGRHRVVPRYEAASCAEIARNLPGAVLGGMVGDALGAPVEFESLERIPADYGRKDGTAPAVLNIPAGRITDDSQMALFVLESMIMARVRLRRSENEHLVHPRLEMQIALAQWLSTQGAPWPAVLPASMRQNAVKHFGTLVDVAEVHALRSTDAVNLQALQSFACSTEDQPERGLSTFTSPLNNEQGCGGLGRAAMVAIWTDVPERAFKLGATASLITHGHPDGYLPGGVFAVLAQHLLHERPFEEALDAASHQLSRWQGHESTSDALQRAVELARNGNVTPETLDERFGASHRAPDVLGVAVASALAHPHSFEDAVLTAVRHSGNSATAGAVCGTLMGLKLGRDALPDRFLADLELRYTAESLVDKVLEEFCTPAPPDTEEWTSRYLVAL, from the coding sequence ATGATGTCTGCCAATGAGCCGACCGGTGCCGATAGGCCGACGAGAGCCGGTGGCGCGGAAGTGGAAATCGTCGAGTTGACGCCCGACGAGGTGCAGTTCATCGAAGCGTGGCGCATGCACTGGCGGCAAGGGATCAGTTCCAACTCCGCGGCCACCGAAGTCTTCAACGACATAGCGCGGAAAGCACTCGGTGAGAGCTTCGTCCGCAACAACGCGCCGCCGCCACGCGGTACGACGGGGTTTCTCGGCCGGCACCGCGTCGTACCGCGATACGAGGCAGCCAGCTGCGCGGAGATCGCCAGGAACCTACCTGGCGCGGTGCTCGGCGGCATGGTCGGTGACGCGCTCGGCGCTCCAGTGGAATTCGAGTCGCTGGAGAGAATCCCTGCCGATTACGGGCGAAAAGACGGGACCGCGCCGGCGGTTCTGAACATACCGGCAGGCAGGATCACCGACGACAGCCAGATGGCTCTGTTCGTGCTGGAGAGCATGATCATGGCCAGGGTGCGGCTGCGGCGTTCGGAGAACGAGCACCTGGTGCACCCGCGGTTGGAGATGCAGATCGCACTCGCGCAGTGGCTGAGCACGCAGGGCGCGCCGTGGCCTGCTGTGCTGCCCGCATCGATGCGGCAGAACGCGGTGAAGCACTTCGGAACGTTGGTCGATGTTGCCGAGGTGCACGCGCTGCGCTCCACGGACGCGGTCAATCTCCAGGCGTTGCAGAGCTTCGCATGCTCGACCGAGGACCAGCCCGAGCGCGGCCTGAGCACATTCACATCACCGCTGAACAACGAGCAGGGTTGTGGTGGTCTGGGCCGTGCCGCGATGGTCGCCATCTGGACCGACGTGCCGGAGCGCGCGTTCAAGCTCGGCGCGACGGCTTCGCTGATCACGCACGGCCACCCCGACGGCTACCTACCAGGAGGCGTGTTCGCGGTACTCGCCCAGCACCTCCTGCACGAGCGCCCGTTCGAGGAGGCCCTGGACGCTGCTTCGCACCAGCTCTCCCGTTGGCAGGGCCACGAGTCCACCAGCGACGCCCTGCAGCGCGCGGTGGAGCTCGCGCGGAACGGAAACGTCACGCCGGAGACGCTGGACGAGCGTTTCGGTGCGTCGCACCGAGCGCCCGACGTGCTGGGCGTCGCGGTGGCATCCGCGCTGGCCCACCCGCACAGCTTCGAGGACGCCGTGCTCACCGCGGTCAGGCACTCCGGCAACAGCGCTACCGCCGGGGCGGTGTGCGGCACGTTGATGGGGCTCAAGCTCGGGCGGGACGCGCTCCCGGACCGTTTCCTCGCTGACCTGGAGCTGAGGTACACGGCGGAGAGCCTGGTAGACAAGGTTCTCGAGGAGTTCTGCACGCCCGCGCCTCCGGATACCGAGGAATGGACGAGCCGCTACCTGGTGGCGTTGTGA
- a CDS encoding type VII secretion system-associated protein, which translates to MNEPRARLPLDATERAVLAHWRSIQGTPEAQTILLEGRVSAPATRLDPAPDLRAKRLDADERAALAEWRRRRDDVRAQTFGEAMLLHRFENQGEGQPNAAVSLAKTLRPEQPSVFQRTWSTPRRIPVHAVGLLLGGAVGNAFGATRLRGGTWAGEGLSGTTAAFRLSCFLAEALLRAHARLRRSGVDAVSEEIGHALSVWRAFEDGAEPPLDARNVSWLARELPRSSADGPSASTPGGASALVSHATLSFWWGGLGATPAESDQAPLADLVTGMVLRGGGDSPSAVSAAALATLLRESMFDAPELALSEAERHVAALPEGSLVAGALRRVRELRDGCRAGNATHRDAVAELGGFGEVVGALAIGVFAALTSSSWQEALSLATDWDGDVAGAGAICGFVKGVQEGPGRIGEDLVGSLDVGEQVLRLGLDAAEEFGSMPANSPEWFARYPVLPKHRTTGAGAPREGGQTAGRTTRGTEQSTVGTSDVNMNAVERAIADFAAEEAPVSRVYEEFLRTPMLLVTSPESSDPVFFHIKDQEKEQIWVCTRAEAVPDFAPGTRVAIGYQLLPLLGGRNVHIATPGDQNDLMLIGERAVLHSLPELTDEFREEARRHPGSWLPVPDVMFRSSPGAELGEHAFVGQFWVDESGELSGDYRPNPTYMPSPVTLGFPEPASPLERALHLKYTGYASESELASVVARTEFALVVDEDGSVPTTTSSGEDRPVAIAASAAKYVPDIGKNAVRVRAESLRSLLQEVDLVFDAGTAHQVRLPGAALIDALDAGPESEGAEPAREAQPQQAGAPSPQPQPQPQPPRPEPNAHERFLGSMLAGAMGDALGYAIEFNDIEMIRRHHGPAGVTGPVLRDGLAHISDDTQMMLFTLEGLIRAHVARRIKPVDSDPVPEVQHAYQRWYHTQNQPWERAAGPYARHLAQPDGWLITNRELFSPRAPGNTCMSALANFAQTHQHATPRHRINDSKGCGGVMRAAPVAVWSNDPAEVFKAAVDTAALTHSHPSGFLSAGVLAVVVHQLIRSVPLADSVRVARDLLVRWPEHEEQLRALDAAVDLGARGPVSPEELKQTLGEGWVGEEALAIGLYAVMATGDLPSALLLSVNHSGDSDSTGIVCGNIAGAIYGNQAIPPEWLEKLELHDVIHTLARDALAEFSPGPPTDPAWSRRYPAW; encoded by the coding sequence ATGAACGAGCCGAGGGCGCGGCTGCCCCTGGACGCGACCGAGCGGGCCGTGCTGGCGCACTGGCGCTCGATCCAGGGAACGCCCGAAGCACAGACGATCCTCCTCGAAGGCCGTGTGTCCGCTCCGGCGACACGTTTGGATCCGGCACCCGATCTGCGGGCCAAGCGGCTGGATGCCGACGAACGCGCAGCGCTCGCAGAATGGCGGCGCAGGCGCGACGACGTGCGTGCGCAGACCTTCGGCGAGGCCATGCTCTTGCACCGCTTCGAGAACCAGGGCGAGGGGCAGCCGAACGCGGCGGTCAGCCTGGCCAAGACACTTCGCCCGGAACAGCCGTCGGTCTTCCAGCGGACGTGGTCGACGCCTCGGCGCATTCCAGTCCACGCGGTCGGACTGCTGCTCGGCGGGGCGGTCGGGAATGCCTTCGGTGCCACAAGGCTTCGCGGAGGGACATGGGCGGGGGAAGGCCTGAGCGGCACTACAGCGGCCTTCCGCCTGAGCTGTTTCCTCGCCGAAGCGCTCCTCCGCGCGCACGCGCGTCTCCGCCGTAGTGGCGTGGACGCCGTATCCGAGGAAATAGGGCATGCGTTGAGCGTCTGGCGGGCGTTCGAAGATGGTGCGGAGCCGCCTCTCGATGCCCGGAACGTCAGCTGGCTCGCGCGAGAGTTGCCGCGGAGTTCCGCTGACGGACCATCGGCATCCACACCGGGTGGTGCCTCCGCGCTGGTATCGCACGCCACGCTGTCGTTCTGGTGGGGCGGCCTGGGCGCCACTCCCGCGGAAAGCGACCAAGCGCCACTCGCGGACCTGGTGACTGGCATGGTGCTGCGGGGCGGCGGCGACTCGCCGTCGGCTGTGTCGGCTGCAGCGTTGGCGACGCTCCTGCGCGAATCGATGTTCGATGCGCCCGAACTCGCTCTGAGCGAGGCCGAGCGCCATGTTGCGGCTCTTCCCGAAGGCTCTCTGGTGGCGGGCGCCCTGCGCCGGGTCCGGGAACTGCGCGACGGCTGCCGCGCGGGAAACGCCACCCACCGGGACGCGGTGGCGGAACTGGGCGGCTTCGGCGAGGTCGTGGGAGCGCTGGCGATCGGCGTGTTCGCGGCACTGACCTCGTCATCCTGGCAGGAAGCTCTGTCCCTGGCTACCGACTGGGACGGCGACGTGGCCGGCGCCGGTGCGATCTGCGGCTTCGTCAAAGGCGTTCAGGAGGGCCCAGGCCGCATCGGAGAAGACTTGGTCGGAAGTCTTGACGTCGGCGAGCAAGTCCTTCGGCTGGGGCTGGACGCTGCCGAGGAGTTCGGCTCGATGCCGGCGAACTCACCTGAGTGGTTCGCCCGGTATCCGGTTCTCCCGAAGCACCGGACGACCGGAGCGGGTGCTCCACGGGAAGGAGGACAGACCGCCGGTCGGACAACGCGGGGAACGGAGCAGAGCACTGTGGGGACGTCGGATGTCAACATGAACGCGGTCGAACGGGCCATCGCGGACTTCGCTGCCGAAGAAGCACCGGTGTCGCGGGTGTACGAGGAGTTCCTCCGGACACCGATGCTGCTGGTCACCTCGCCGGAATCGTCGGACCCGGTGTTCTTCCACATCAAGGACCAGGAGAAGGAGCAGATCTGGGTCTGCACCCGGGCGGAGGCCGTGCCGGACTTCGCGCCCGGTACGCGGGTTGCGATCGGCTACCAGCTGCTCCCGCTGCTCGGCGGACGCAACGTGCACATCGCCACGCCCGGCGACCAGAACGATCTGATGCTGATCGGGGAGCGAGCGGTGCTGCACTCCCTGCCGGAGCTCACCGACGAGTTCCGCGAAGAGGCTCGACGCCACCCAGGGTCGTGGCTGCCGGTCCCGGACGTGATGTTCCGGTCCTCGCCCGGGGCGGAGCTCGGTGAGCACGCGTTCGTCGGCCAGTTCTGGGTCGACGAGTCCGGCGAGCTGTCCGGTGACTACCGGCCGAACCCGACGTACATGCCGTCTCCGGTCACGCTCGGCTTTCCCGAGCCGGCTTCCCCTCTGGAGCGGGCACTGCACCTGAAGTACACCGGCTACGCGTCGGAGTCGGAACTTGCATCCGTGGTCGCCCGTACCGAGTTCGCGCTCGTGGTCGACGAGGACGGCAGCGTGCCCACGACTACCTCCAGCGGAGAAGATCGGCCAGTGGCCATCGCCGCCTCGGCGGCCAAGTACGTACCGGACATCGGGAAGAACGCGGTCCGGGTCAGGGCGGAATCCCTGCGCTCGTTGCTCCAGGAGGTCGACCTGGTCTTCGACGCCGGTACGGCGCACCAGGTCCGGCTTCCCGGGGCAGCGCTGATCGACGCACTCGACGCAGGACCCGAAAGCGAAGGTGCCGAGCCGGCGCGAGAAGCGCAGCCCCAGCAAGCCGGTGCACCCTCGCCGCAGCCGCAGCCGCAGCCGCAGCCACCGCGCCCGGAGCCGAACGCGCACGAGCGGTTCCTCGGGAGCATGCTCGCCGGGGCGATGGGGGACGCGCTGGGATATGCGATCGAGTTCAACGACATCGAGATGATCCGGCGGCACCACGGGCCGGCGGGGGTGACCGGGCCGGTGTTGCGGGACGGGCTGGCGCACATCTCCGACGACACCCAGATGATGCTTTTCACGCTGGAGGGGCTGATCCGGGCGCATGTGGCGCGGCGGATCAAGCCGGTCGACAGCGATCCGGTGCCCGAGGTGCAGCACGCCTACCAGCGCTGGTACCACACGCAGAACCAGCCGTGGGAGCGGGCGGCCGGCCCCTACGCGCGGCACCTGGCGCAGCCGGACGGGTGGCTGATCACCAACCGCGAGCTGTTCAGCCCGCGGGCGCCGGGCAACACCTGCATGTCGGCGCTGGCGAACTTCGCGCAGACGCACCAGCACGCCACCCCGCGGCACCGGATCAACGACTCCAAGGGCTGCGGCGGCGTCATGCGCGCCGCTCCGGTGGCTGTGTGGTCCAACGACCCGGCCGAGGTGTTCAAGGCCGCCGTCGACACCGCCGCCCTGACCCACAGCCACCCCAGCGGGTTCCTCTCCGCCGGTGTGCTCGCCGTCGTCGTGCACCAGCTGATCCGCTCCGTGCCGCTGGCCGACAGCGTGCGCGTCGCCCGGGATCTGCTGGTCCGCTGGCCCGAGCACGAAGAGCAGCTCCGCGCGCTGGACGCGGCCGTGGACCTGGGCGCCAGGGGCCCGGTGTCGCCGGAGGAGCTGAAGCAGACCCTCGGCGAGGGCTGGGTCGGCGAGGAGGCGCTCGCGATCGGGCTCTACGCCGTCATGGCCACCGGCGATCTGCCGAGCGCACTCCTCTTGTCGGTGAACCACTCGGGGGACTCCGACTCCACCGGCATCGTGTGCGGCAACATTGCGGGGGCGATCTACGGAAACCAGGCCATTCCGCCGGAGTGGCTTGAAAAGCTGGAACTGCACGACGTGATCCACACCCTGGCGCGGGACGCGCTGGCCGAGTTCAGCCCCGGTCCGCCGACCGACCCGGCGTGGAGCAGGCGTTACCCCGCTTGGTGA
- a CDS encoding ADP-ribosyltransferase domain-containing protein: MTDNPLVVTESTLPKDPNATPDGFKGVGILEFYHDVSSLNDGSSWVESGFAWGGMVMEGVSLAVDPVGTLLSYGLSWLIEHVEPLKEALDWFAGDPDGVKAYGATWTKVSEAVGEAAASYAAATAADTAGWTGAAGDAYRAHAAEKGRALTAASELAGTISTVVTIMGEVVSFVREFVRDLVADCISRLITYALEALLPPIASLAWVVPQAVAFIGKTVAKIADIVQKLIKTISNVAPKLARMAEVFGEVMKALGKLTKPVADKVGAAAQWAGKAADKVDVPGRMADKLAEKSWGKVDDVLGTDIVGKHQAKFGGPDAPGGDGGDGDGDGGGGAGGGNGAGSGAGAGDGAGGGATDGGGADGAGDGGGPDGGSAAGAADAPGTGAGPASGAGHGPDSGVGSGSGDSPQSGDSPRSGGDPGTGDRPGAGDGPGSGNGNGAAHPGGDSPSSTNSFGRDTGGASSTPDSPSSGSAPEAPGRSSTPDGQGTASAPDAGQPARSAPETPSATASSEGPRSFGDSSPGTGSSPAAAASPGSGSSPDSGSSPAFGSSPSPGSFPDSGSSPASGPSPHSGASPSAGSAPTAGAAPSGADVPRRPEGPAATTASNVDAPARPDLGSSAPPPSAPRTDQPAGPASGSAMGGAPAGGPAGGAPSAGGAPPAGRGSRPGTGGGWTGTPGSPGAAGRAPAGPDSPRGRGPERPGAPAGPRAGATPSRPQAGPDAQRPHPPRRGGAPEAPGVPVQRGDAPGRRPAGPGRGPEAPEGPRAEAPRPQTPGHRPDGPRPDFHRPGGPVPNSPRPDAPRPNTPHPNGPRPDAPRPEASRPGAPRPDGTRPEALRPGTPQANAPRPDAPRPDAPRPGAPRTDASRPDGPHPNRPEGLRPDGPRSDGPRPEVIRPDGPRPDASRPDAPRLDGPRPDAPRPDGPHPAVSRPDAPNRRVTAEPDQNRWAWAGIKPNDFGHIKGQGEPHWGPGWQRRMAEDAKIRAESLGYHRPPAADTPQSPAPMPEPEAPQRSTTESMAAEEPPDNPWHHEYARHLGHTRPPKLPDDLKAKLGDDRFDIQLNQAGLSLIRKYDTAVPDVRAQRVGTAMPDPKRFTVEVHGSPTGVKFGGHDLSAKELAEVIRASPGYKQGEPIRLLSCRTGSDTPDGSPNFAEQLSKELGVEVLAPKTDAWVDNYGNMYASGDRASFDVDSSGAPQPHFDDPGQWVSHSPDGTKAVHDSPFPPGHDPQWVKHGAQAQDAVRRGIPPDHPQAPKEFQHPGGPRFSGFHSRKDAYGTDIPGHISPTGDFVPHAHIDAYGRWHPHGQVDAQGRWVPGHVEPNGRLVPNGHFDDRGRWIAHGRTDDAGRWVPVHFDGNQYHDLGRFHPQTNRWEWFNPPAPPGNTPAATPGNAPGAAPGNAPAAPGTSSAPAGNAQAGPGASPAPPGHTPAAPSRPNQPTGTPAPNAAPPRAAAPAVGPHSNTRPPGDTPPSTQPPRSQAPPEPGWQTAGAPPRAPQTPQPPAVPPAREPAPKPADAQPAPSSPQAPAPPRTQPHPGDSPTGRQPVDPRVPRPSPAASPDAAPVGRPVEEPPAVRRFTDAAGHEAPAQDAKVGVSGTKPDRDGAVDAQPLSPKDANLDATEHAPGGPQRVDRDGETDAPSGSDAERGTEDAADQSRAVQDADTDGPDGVRDTSAGDAPDRLDDGSHSDATTTAEPERRTLLERLGDVDAEEIEAERLRELAKAEEVAGADGAVPRGEGELSRVATAEDAAAFERLCTARPDLFVPAAPDELVRARVAHPDRLRGVSDEEISALLTYTYDHGSCYALNKSMREGTPDREEMEPYRRLLTSALNKIRANDEAMGVPATQLVERKISVSPESMAGFREKYGNSGATVREEAFMSGTEVESRHVPDGHREGEDYLVTMQVWNGTNVNIASLSRLPGEGEVLRIGDGEFRVARYEENGLKVNVVLEEVGQAAAPGISPAAAVPTADHGTSTAPRRSSKIEQLLG; this comes from the coding sequence ATGACCGACAACCCGCTCGTCGTCACCGAGAGCACCCTGCCCAAGGACCCCAACGCGACCCCGGACGGCTTCAAGGGCGTCGGGATCCTGGAGTTCTACCACGACGTCAGCAGCCTCAACGACGGCTCCAGCTGGGTGGAGTCGGGCTTCGCCTGGGGCGGCATGGTGATGGAGGGCGTCAGCCTCGCCGTCGACCCCGTCGGCACCCTGCTCTCCTACGGGCTGTCCTGGCTCATCGAGCACGTGGAACCCCTGAAGGAGGCGCTGGACTGGTTCGCAGGCGACCCCGACGGTGTCAAGGCGTACGGGGCCACCTGGACGAAGGTCTCCGAGGCGGTCGGCGAGGCCGCCGCCTCCTACGCCGCCGCGACGGCGGCCGACACCGCGGGGTGGACGGGCGCGGCCGGTGACGCCTACCGCGCGCACGCCGCGGAGAAGGGCCGGGCACTCACCGCGGCCTCGGAGCTGGCGGGCACCATCAGCACCGTCGTGACGATCATGGGCGAGGTCGTCTCGTTCGTCCGGGAGTTCGTGCGCGACCTGGTGGCCGACTGCATCTCCCGGCTGATCACCTACGCGCTCGAGGCGCTCCTGCCGCCGATCGCGTCGCTGGCGTGGGTGGTCCCGCAGGCGGTCGCGTTCATCGGCAAGACCGTCGCCAAGATCGCCGACATCGTGCAGAAGCTGATCAAGACGATCAGCAACGTGGCACCGAAGCTGGCCCGCATGGCCGAGGTGTTCGGCGAGGTCATGAAGGCCCTCGGCAAGCTGACCAAGCCGGTCGCCGACAAGGTGGGCGCCGCCGCCCAGTGGGCGGGCAAGGCCGCCGACAAGGTCGACGTCCCCGGCAGGATGGCCGACAAGCTCGCCGAGAAGTCCTGGGGCAAGGTCGACGACGTCCTCGGCACCGACATCGTCGGCAAGCACCAGGCGAAGTTCGGTGGCCCGGACGCCCCCGGCGGCGACGGCGGGGACGGCGATGGCGACGGCGGCGGCGGTGCCGGGGGTGGCAACGGCGCGGGTAGCGGTGCCGGTGCCGGGGACGGCGCGGGTGGCGGCGCTACGGACGGCGGCGGTGCGGACGGTGCCGGGGATGGCGGCGGCCCGGACGGTGGTAGTGCTGCGGGCGCGGCCGACGCACCGGGCACGGGGGCGGGTCCTGCCTCCGGGGCGGGCCATGGTCCGGATTCAGGTGTTGGTTCGGGGTCGGGTGATTCACCGCAATCCGGTGATTCGCCGCGATCCGGTGGAGATCCGGGGACCGGTGATCGTCCGGGGGCCGGTGATGGTCCGGGGTCGGGCAATGGCAACGGCGCCGCCCACCCCGGCGGAGACTCGCCATCCTCGACGAACTCGTTCGGACGCGACACCGGCGGAGCGTCGAGCACCCCGGACAGCCCGAGCAGCGGCTCCGCCCCGGAAGCCCCAGGACGGAGTTCGACCCCCGACGGTCAGGGCACGGCGTCGGCTCCGGACGCTGGTCAGCCCGCCCGCTCCGCCCCAGAAACTCCGAGTGCGACCGCGTCCTCCGAAGGCCCGCGCTCATTCGGCGACTCCTCGCCCGGTACGGGGTCGTCTCCAGCCGCCGCTGCCTCACCAGGCTCCGGTTCCTCTCCCGATTCCGGTTCTTCCCCTGCGTTCGGTTCGTCGCCGAGCCCTGGTTCGTTCCCTGATTCCGGTTCGTCCCCGGCCTCTGGCCCTTCCCCGCACTCCGGCGCATCGCCGAGCGCTGGGTCTGCTCCAACCGCTGGAGCCGCTCCTTCAGGCGCGGACGTTCCCCGGCGACCAGAAGGCCCCGCCGCCACAACGGCGTCCAATGTGGACGCTCCAGCCCGGCCCGATCTCGGCTCTTCCGCACCCCCGCCATCCGCGCCGCGCACCGACCAGCCCGCCGGTCCCGCGTCAGGCAGCGCGATGGGCGGCGCTCCTGCGGGAGGTCCGGCGGGAGGCGCACCCTCGGCCGGTGGCGCACCTCCGGCCGGACGCGGATCACGCCCCGGCACCGGTGGCGGCTGGACCGGGACGCCGGGAAGCCCCGGCGCAGCCGGGCGCGCCCCGGCGGGCCCGGACAGCCCCCGCGGGCGCGGGCCGGAACGGCCCGGCGCGCCCGCGGGACCGCGGGCAGGCGCAACGCCGTCCCGGCCGCAGGCCGGCCCGGACGCGCAGCGTCCGCACCCGCCGCGGCGCGGCGGGGCGCCGGAGGCGCCGGGCGTCCCCGTGCAGCGGGGGGACGCCCCCGGCCGGAGGCCGGCGGGGCCGGGCCGGGGGCCGGAGGCCCCGGAGGGGCCGCGCGCGGAGGCGCCGCGGCCACAGACGCCCGGCCACCGCCCCGACGGCCCACGCCCGGACTTCCACCGCCCCGGCGGCCCGGTTCCGAACTCACCTCGCCCGGACGCCCCGCGCCCTAACACTCCCCACCCGAACGGGCCCCGCCCGGACGCCCCGCGTCCCGAAGCCTCCCGCCCAGGTGCACCGCGTCCGGATGGCACACGCCCTGAGGCCCTCCGGCCGGGTACCCCGCAGGCCAATGCCCCGCGCCCCGACGCTCCGCGTCCTGATGCGCCGCGCCCGGGCGCCCCTCGCACCGATGCCTCGCGGCCTGATGGGCCTCACCCGAACCGCCCCGAGGGCTTACGCCCGGACGGTCCCCGCTCGGACGGGCCCCGCCCCGAAGTCATCCGCCCGGATGGTCCCCGCCCCGACGCTTCGCGTCCTGATGCCCCCCGCCTCGACGGCCCCCGCCCCGATGCCCCGCGCCCGGACGGCCCCCACCCCGCCGTTTCCCGGCCCGATGCCCCCAACCGGCGGGTCACCGCAGAGCCCGACCAGAACCGATGGGCGTGGGCGGGTATCAAGCCGAACGACTTCGGCCACATCAAGGGTCAGGGCGAACCGCACTGGGGTCCCGGCTGGCAGCGGAGGATGGCCGAAGACGCCAAGATCCGCGCCGAGTCGCTCGGCTACCACCGGCCCCCGGCCGCCGACACCCCCCAGTCCCCGGCCCCGATGCCCGAGCCGGAGGCGCCGCAGCGTTCCACGACGGAGTCGATGGCGGCCGAGGAGCCGCCGGACAACCCGTGGCACCACGAATACGCCCGGCACCTGGGGCACACCCGGCCGCCGAAGCTGCCCGACGACCTCAAGGCGAAGCTGGGCGACGACCGCTTCGACATCCAGCTGAACCAGGCCGGGTTGTCGCTGATCCGCAAGTACGACACCGCGGTGCCCGACGTACGTGCGCAGCGGGTCGGCACCGCGATGCCGGACCCGAAGCGGTTCACCGTCGAGGTGCACGGCAGCCCGACCGGCGTGAAGTTCGGCGGTCACGACCTCAGCGCCAAGGAGCTAGCCGAGGTCATCAGGGCTTCGCCCGGCTACAAGCAGGGCGAGCCGATCCGGTTGCTGTCGTGCCGGACGGGTTCCGACACACCCGACGGCAGCCCGAACTTCGCCGAGCAGCTCTCGAAGGAACTCGGCGTCGAGGTGCTGGCCCCCAAGACCGACGCGTGGGTCGACAACTACGGCAACATGTACGCCAGCGGGGACAGGGCGTCCTTCGACGTCGACTCCTCCGGCGCGCCGCAACCGCACTTCGACGATCCCGGCCAGTGGGTCAGCCACAGCCCCGACGGCACCAAAGCCGTCCACGACAGCCCCTTCCCACCGGGCCACGACCCGCAATGGGTCAAACACGGCGCCCAAGCCCAAGACGCCGTCCGCCGCGGTATCCCTCCCGACCACCCGCAGGCCCCGAAGGAGTTCCAGCACCCAGGCGGCCCGCGCTTCTCGGGCTTCCACTCCCGAAAAGACGCCTACGGCACCGACATCCCCGGACACATCTCGCCGACCGGCGACTTCGTGCCCCACGCCCACATCGACGCCTACGGCAGGTGGCACCCGCACGGCCAGGTCGACGCCCAGGGCCGCTGGGTCCCCGGCCACGTCGAGCCCAACGGCCGCCTGGTCCCCAACGGCCATTTCGACGACCGCGGCCGCTGGATCGCCCACGGCCGGACCGACGACGCGGGCCGCTGGGTCCCGGTCCACTTCGACGGAAACCAGTACCACGACCTGGGCCGTTTCCACCCCCAAACGAACCGGTGGGAGTGGTTCAACCCGCCAGCCCCACCCGGCAACACCCCAGCGGCTACACCCGGCAATGCCCCAGGGGCCGCACCAGGCAACGCCCCAGCGGCACCCGGCACTTCGTCCGCACCAGCAGGCAACGCGCAAGCCGGGCCCGGCGCCTCGCCCGCACCACCCGGCCACACGCCTGCCGCTCCCTCGCGCCCGAACCAGCCCACGGGCACGCCCGCGCCGAACGCAGCCCCGCCGCGCGCCGCAGCTCCAGCGGTCGGACCGCACTCCAACACGCGCCCGCCCGGCGACACCCCACCATCAACGCAGCCCCCTCGCAGCCAGGCGCCGCCCGAGCCCGGTTGGCAGACTGCCGGGGCACCACCGCGCGCTCCGCAGACGCCGCAACCGCCGGCCGTCCCGCCAGCACGAGAACCAGCTCCGAAACCAGCCGACGCCCAGCCGGCTCCCAGCTCGCCCCAAGCGCCTGCTCCGCCGCGCACTCAGCCCCATCCGGGCGATTCGCCGACTGGTCGACAACCTGTCGACCCGCGAGTGCCTCGACCTTCGCCGGCGGCCTCTCCGGATGCCGCACCTGTCGGCCGACCCGTCGAAGAGCCACCGGCTGTCCGCCGCTTCACCGACGCCGCTGGTCATGAAGCTCCCGCGCAGGACGCGAAGGTTGGAGTCAGCGGGACGAAGCCCGACCGGGACGGTGCGGTGGATGCTCAGCCGCTCTCGCCCAAGGACGCCAACCTCGACGCGACGGAACACGCTCCGGGCGGACCCCAGCGTGTGGACCGTGACGGGGAGACGGATGCTCCATCAGGCTCGGATGCGGAACGGGGCACCGAAGACGCCGCCGATCAGTCGAGGGCGGTACAGGACGCCGACACCGATGGCCCCGACGGTGTTCGGGACACCTCCGCCGGTGATGCTCCTGATCGACTGGACGACGGCTCCCACTCGGACGCGACCACGACAGCCGAGCCGGAAAGGCGAACGCTGCTGGAGCGTCTGGGCGACGTCGATGCCGAAGAGATCGAAGCGGAACGCCTCCGGGAGCTGGCCAAGGCAGAAGAGGTGGCCGGCGCGGACGGCGCTGTTCCGCGTGGCGAGGGTGAGCTCTCACGTGTCGCCACTGCTGAGGACGCGGCCGCTTTCGAACGGCTCTGCACGGCAAGACCGGATTTGTTCGTCCCGGCGGCCCCCGACGAACTCGTCCGAGCCCGAGTTGCCCATCCGGACAGGCTGCGCGGGGTCTCGGACGAGGAGATCTCGGCCCTGCTGACCTACACCTACGACCACGGCAGTTGTTACGCGCTGAACAAGTCGATGCGCGAAGGAACGCCTGACAGGGAAGAGATGGAGCCTTATCGCAGGCTTCTGACTTCCGCGCTGAACAAGATCAGAGCCAACGACGAGGCGATGGGTGTACCTGCCACTCAGCTAGTGGAGAGAAAGATCTCGGTTTCCCCGGAAAGCATGGCCGGATTCCGCGAGAAGTACGGAAATTCCGGCGCAACAGTGCGCGAGGAAGCGTTCATGAGTGGCACCGAGGTGGAAAGCAGGCATGTGCCAGACGGGCACCGGGAAGGCGAGGACTACCTCGTCACCATGCAGGTGTGGAACGGGACGAACGTCAACATAGCCAGTCTTTCCCGGCTGCCCGGCGAGGGGGAAGTGCTGCGAATCGGTGACGGGGAGTTCCGTGTGGCGCGGTACGAGGAGAACGGGCTGAAGGTCAACGTCGTGCTCGAAGAGGTAGGTCAGGCAGCTGCTCCTGGGATCTCCCCTGCGGCCGCTGTCCCTACCGCCGATCACGGCACATCCACGGCGCCCCGCAGGTCCAGTAAAATCGAACAGTTGTTGGGTTAG